One window from the genome of Tolypothrix sp. NIES-4075 encodes:
- a CDS encoding phosphoglucomutase/phosphomannomutase family protein gives MPVVASEIKFGTDGWRGVIGDEFTFERLALVAPIAAQVLFNTYNSTVNSRTIIVGYDRRFMAEDFARTVASCVTKIGFDVLLSETFAPTPAFSWAAKQLNALGALVITASHNPGKYLGLKVKGAFGGSVPEEVTHEIEALLSQKVQTAATPGKIEMFNPWGSYCQGLKGKVDIAKIREAINSGKLTVFADVMHGAASGGLAMLLGDQVKEINSDRDPLFGGGAPEPLPKYMKRLFEVMKTHRESNQGLTVGLVFDGDCDRIASVDGEGNFLSSQVLIPILIDHLTLRRGFKGEIVKTVSGSDLIPRVAALHKLSIFETAVGYKYIADRMLVSQVLLGGEESGGIGYGSHIPERDALLSALYVLEAIVESGLDLGDYYRHLQEQAGFDSAYDRIDLPLGSMNVRSRLLQQLQKEPLTEIAGLAVTDCQTIDGYKFRLADNSWLMIRFSGTEPVLRLYCEAPTLEQVHQTLAWAKDWANSV, from the coding sequence ATGCCAGTTGTAGCTAGCGAAATCAAGTTTGGTACAGACGGCTGGCGGGGCGTGATTGGTGATGAATTCACCTTTGAACGCCTTGCCTTAGTCGCGCCAATTGCAGCGCAAGTATTATTTAACACGTATAATTCAACGGTGAATAGCCGGACAATTATTGTCGGTTACGATCGCCGATTTATGGCGGAAGATTTCGCCCGTACTGTTGCTTCTTGTGTCACTAAGATCGGATTTGATGTACTATTGAGCGAAACTTTTGCCCCAACTCCGGCTTTTAGCTGGGCAGCAAAACAACTCAATGCGTTGGGTGCGCTGGTAATTACAGCAAGTCATAATCCGGGAAAATATTTGGGATTAAAAGTCAAGGGGGCTTTTGGGGGATCGGTGCCAGAAGAAGTAACCCATGAGATAGAAGCGCTTTTGTCTCAAAAAGTACAAACTGCTGCAACTCCAGGCAAAATCGAAATGTTCAACCCTTGGGGCAGTTATTGTCAAGGGCTAAAAGGCAAAGTTGATATTGCCAAGATTCGAGAGGCGATAAATTCAGGTAAACTGACGGTATTCGCCGATGTGATGCATGGAGCTGCATCTGGTGGATTGGCGATGCTGCTAGGGGATCAAGTAAAAGAAATAAATAGCGATCGCGATCCGCTTTTTGGTGGTGGTGCCCCAGAACCTTTACCCAAATACATGAAGCGTTTATTTGAAGTGATGAAGACGCACCGCGAAAGCAATCAAGGTTTGACGGTAGGATTAGTATTTGATGGAGATTGCGATCGCATCGCCAGTGTAGATGGTGAAGGTAACTTCCTCAGTTCACAAGTATTAATCCCGATATTAATCGACCACTTAACCTTAAGGCGCGGTTTTAAAGGTGAAATAGTTAAAACTGTTAGTGGTTCTGACTTAATTCCCCGCGTTGCCGCACTGCACAAGTTATCAATATTTGAAACAGCAGTTGGTTACAAATACATCGCCGATCGCATGTTAGTATCGCAAGTGTTACTAGGCGGTGAAGAATCAGGCGGAATTGGCTATGGTAGCCATATTCCCGAACGCGATGCACTGCTATCAGCATTATACGTGCTAGAGGCAATTGTTGAATCAGGACTGGATTTAGGCGATTATTACCGTCATTTGCAAGAGCAAGCTGGTTTTGATTCGGCATACGATCGCATTGATTTACCTCTAGGAAGTATGAATGTGCGATCGCGTCTTTTACAACAACTGCAAAAAGAACCTTTAACAGAAATTGCCGGACTTGCAGTAACTGATTGTCAAACAATCGACGGCTACAAGTTCCGTTTAGCTGATAATAGTTGGTTGATGATTCGTTTTAGCGGAACTGAACCAGTTTTACGCTTATACTGCGAAGCGCCAACACTCGAACAAGTGCATCAAACTTTGGCTTGGGCCAAAGATTGGGCGAATTCTGTTTAA